In Besnoitia besnoiti strain Bb-Ger1 chromosome I, whole genome shotgun sequence, the genomic window CGTGACGGTATTTCACGATTGGTGAATTTCAATGAATGAGTGAGGGAGTTAGAGGTAAAAGTTAAGAACCAGAACCCGTTGAGAAGCTTCGTGATTGAAACACGCTCGCGGTTTCGTTGTTTCCATGTATCTCTTCGTTGGGGCTTCTCGGAAAAGCGGTTGCTGCAGCGTCATGTTTCGCCCCCAGACATCATGAGGAGGTGAAAATACCATTTCTTGCGCTTAATGACACATTAAAGCTCGGTGATCGCGCGAAGTCGTGAACTTGGACATCAGTGTGTCTGTGTCTAAGAATATGGATTGTTGCTGCATTCCTCGAGCCACAGCTCGAGTTTCGGCAGAACCAACAATTATTCCGGACATTCGCCATGTGAAGCAATGCACAAAACGAAAACCACCAACACAACCAACAAAACGCGGAAACTTTGTATTCGGCGGCTCTGCTCCCGCGACCCCTATAGGAAAAGTACTGCAGCACAAAACACTCAGCACCACGGCGCAGTATACGGTCTGTTTCGCCGACCGGTACGCATGTACCTGAGGATACAACTGCATTTTGTAGAGCTTCATTTGGTGGTGGTTTTCGCTGCTGATCTAGAGATCTCCCAACCGAACATCTTCTTCTGGGACCCTCTTAGTACTTCATTTGAGAACCTGATTTCTGTTCTGTATGGTATTCTCCCTCGAAGGAGCATGCCGGCGTCACAAGTTAGACACGGATCAACGTTTGCATACcagctcttctctcttcatTTAGTCCTTTTTGGTCGACTAGGACTTTCACCAGGCAGGCCCAAAAAAACGAATCTTAGCCTCCGCTCTATGGAAGGGCAGTAGAGGAAAAGCGGAAGCTTTTTCTACCCCTCGTGAACGAAGCGTGCATGCGCGTAGCTCCTGTGAAAGTCGCCTAAGGACCGGTGGCGTCCGCATCGGTTGATGCGGAAGACCCGGAGCCTCTGTTGTGAGCATTGTCCTTTGGCACTGCGCTTGCTTCTCCAAAGGATGCCGTTTCGTCATCTGAGCCTGCGTCCGAACCTTCGAAAGGCTtgttcgtctcctctcgttGGGGCTCCCCTGCCTCAAGATTGGGAGTTTCGAACAATGTAGGGTCCACTGTTTtgtctccctctgcagccaGCATCTGCACATTCGCTCTGCCCCGTTTGAAGACTTCCTCAATCCAAATGCTGCAGCACGCAAAATACACCAGCATACACCGCGTAAATCGCTCTGTCTCGTAGGTGAGCACCGGGCAGCTCCTGCGGGTCCGGAAGAAGTGGCACTCTTACCGGGTACCTCCTTCTATCCTTTGACCGAATGTGATGGCTAGCTTTACCGCTTGTGCAACGGGTCAGCAAGAATGTCCCCCCCGCGCGTGCTAGCAAGTTGCCACGTATGAACGCACCACTGCCCTGGAGACCCTCCTTGTCGCTCACCTGACTTCCTGTTGCGTGAGTGAGTGCAGCTTATTGTCGTCGTCTGAGAAAATACAATGGGAGACCGCACACGCAAACTCTTTGCAGCTCTGTTTCATGCGACTGTCTTCCACATACAGAGAAAGCGGTCAACGGTGTCGCAGCTACGCCTCGCCTTAAGAGGCTGACGCTGAGTCCTCCCGAGTATGACGAGACAACACACGGCTGAAGCCAGACGCGGGAGAGCTTCCCTACGCCAGCTGCCGCTTGCCCTCCGGTTTGTTCCCCTGTTGAGACCAAACCTTTCCGACGTACCGACCACCTCCAGTCTGCAACGACCCAACTCGGATGTCTCGACGAGATGAATCGAGTCTTGAAGAGGCACGACGGAGTCTCGACTTCCGTGGACGATCAAAGTGTAAGGATAGCTGCGCAAGGACATCTCCTGGTCCGACCGTATGTACCTCTGATACATTTCTTGAGCAGGAGAGAAAAGTATCTGGAGAAGCAGACAAGTTTCCGCACAGCCAGTTCACTGCATCATCAGCATCGTCCCGAGACACGCACCCTTCGGCAGCCGGCAGAATCACTTCTCCGGCCGTTCGGAAACAAGGAAAGCACGAAACAAACCGAGGGTACTCCTCACCTCGGGGCCTGACCCGTCAACCGGCGAACACGCTTCGCCATGACGCTCAGTGACCTGCTCGGTATTTCTCGAAGCCCGAAGTTTAGTTTAAAGACCACCGAGAAGGCTGAGATCAGCTACACGCGAAAGAGTTTGTGATACCAACCATCAGCCGGCTGCATCGCTCGGCCCTAACGCCGGCTCGTAGAGATGAGACCAGTAGCAGAGCTGGATAAACATACGGGCATGAGCCATGATCAGTGGAATGACAACGTGGGGTGGAAACAGGCAGGATACAGGAAGCTGCGTGATGCGTGGCGCATGCGAAGCGAAGTGTGGCTTAGCACAACTTACCATAGGCATTTTGGGGATATCCAtgtggagggcgacgacagcACCGAACGACGATGCAGCAATTACCTGAGGCCTAAATCGCCGGAAGGCTTCTGTAGCCTCTCGCAGTGCCGTTCTCAGGATAAGTGTTGACAGCCCTCGCCCACCAAGGCAGTACGCAGTCACGCAGAGTACTATCTGTGGGAAAGCAAAAGGTAGGACTCGTTCAAGTGCATAGGCTGCAGAGCACGCGTTCGGACCAGTGCATGCTGACTTATAAAGAATGCCACAACCATTCAAATTATCTGTTTGGCCATTTGCAAAGCCACGCTCGAGCGTACCGCGCTCGTGACAGGTGAGGTGTACTCTGTACGGTACTTCCGACACACCACGACGCCACGAAAGTTAAACAACGTTAGTCGTCATCGCTGCAAACCTCCAACTGACACTCACGTTTGCTACCATGCGCAGGGGAGGGAGTACAAAACGCGGACAACAGATTGCTCTCCCCTCTTCACAGAAAGCCCAGGGCTGCAACACAACGCGCGCTCTGTTTGTATGAACATGTGCACTCGGTTTGACTTCACCGTTGTGCGAAGTATGCTCACCGCGGTACCCGTAAGCAGGGATGCGTACAGACGAGAGAGGTAGAGCCAGAATAGCCTGAACAGCCGGGAAGAACATAATTACAACTGCCCAGTAGAGGCTAGGTCGCAAATTGGCCGATTGCAGTTCACCAAACATGGGAACCCATATCTAGTGTGTATCCTCACAACCACCTTTGTTCTGAACGTGTTTGGACCATCACTGGGCTTCTACTACCGGactgcgtctccctcgagAACTGCGTCCACTCAACAGTGCGGCTGGCAACGATACCATGAGGATACCAGATGCTTTCCTTGGCTCGAAAAAGGCGCATGCGActgcgtcctctgcctctgaCGGCTCTCAGTTCTAAAGGCGGAGCCCACTTACACGGTGCAGACAAACTGCATGACGATGAAAACAGCGAACGCGACTGTGTACAAGAAGAGGAGTTTCCGACTCTTCAGGTCAGGCGCCATGAACTTGCCTCTTCCCACTGAGCGCTGAATCAGGCGCTGCACGCTGCCGGTTGGGCCTCCATTGATCCTGATGCCACAGTGACATGGTACGGTCCACATACCGCGACGAAAATTCCAATACAGGAACTCCGAAAGCCATCGATCAAGAAACGTTACGCAGATCTGCTCAGATCGACACACCCGTTTTCTATTTGAAGCCATGGACAAGGGTTGTTCGCTCGGTATTGATTCTACAAGGGGAACTCCAAACCGTTAGAAAAGCAGGTTAGTAGTCCCTCCCGTGAAACGCAAAAGACTAAGTCAGCGTGTGTCAACAACAAGACATCTGTGTCCTCGCCCCGACTCAGAAGCTTCCCCCTTCCGGTGAGTCTGCACCTCTGGTTCAGCCCGACAAAAGCGCTTCGTTTGAGGCGCGTCCACTCTGCCGGCACCGGCTCCCATACCTGTGAAGGAATAAGACCCTGGGCAAATCCTCGTCTTTAATAATGTCTGTCATTATGTGGTTCGAGCAGCACCGGACACACTACTGGCCGTGCGGTAGTTGCTGACGCCTGCGGCCGGCCGCTCTCTCCCGGGCCCCCCCAAACTGGCAAGACCTGGCTCCGAAACAGAATTCGGTTGATAGCAGCGACGAGCTCGTTAGATGGTGAACTGGGCTATCCTTGTGTCTGAATTAAAAACATCTGTGCATGTTctgagagagacgcgccagcACCCTGGTCAAACCGTGCAGAATTAGGACGTCTGCTTTACGACACACAAGGCACCCGTGGCGAAGGCGGGCAAAGGCAGTCTGCCCACAGACGAAGCCACATCCCTCGACGGAAGACGGTCGCCACGGCCTTAAACCAGTACCTCAGGCAACATTCAAAGAGTAAGTGTTCCCCAAGCGGAGACTGGCGCAACAAGTACCAATGTTACCGGCTGAGGTGCTCTTCTTGAGAGACATAACACGCGCCCAAGCCGCGGGGACGGCGTCACGTCGCATTTCTTAAAACCCACAACAGTTCCACTGAAGGAGCGTACACGCCTGGCTCATGCCTAGCGTTCGCAGACTACTCAAAAAATTGGGTTGTTTTTCATGCAAAAGCTCGAAGCCGATAGTCACCACTGAGTGACACTGCTACTTCCGCGTGTCTTATCCAGTAGGACTGTATCTAGAAGCTAGATCATCGAAATGAGCGGCATGTGAAACGTGCGCAATCCGGTGGAGTCGTAGGGGGAACAAGCGCAGTTGTGCAGTGCTGAAAAAAGATTCGGCAGTAAGGGCTCCAGAAAAACGTCCACTAGTGAAGCGAACCTTGGTGAGTGCCTGTACCGGTGTTTCCCGTCGGGTGGCCCGCTAACAGCCGACCAACGAAAAGCGAGGCCCCTCACCGCCGTCGGTCAGAATTTATTTACCTGGTCGGCGGACTGGCCGCCTTTGTTCGCAGGTGTCTGACTGCCCAGATCGCCTGCCCAGGAGAGGACATCGAAAAGCGTGTGTCCTGTATCCCGAACGCTCTCAACAATAAATGGCGAGGAGTTGACTTACGTATTGCTAGTTAGTCTCCAGTGCGGTTAACCTGCACGCACAGAAGCCAGCGTGATGGGTGGGATTCGAATAAGGTCTTGAAATGCAGTCGAATAAATCCAATGCCGCAACGGCGAAACGCGGAGGCCTGTGGAAAGGTTCTCGTACTGAGGCATACGCAAAGAACACTAGGCCAGTGAAGGCCTCAGAGGAAAACGTGTGGCAGAATCTAGTCATGATCGGAAGCTGGAAGCCAGCAGCGTCGATTGGTGCGAAGTCCGCCGGTTTCTACGGACCCGTAGAATGATCGCCAACAAGCGTGCCGGGAACTACGAAGATATTTTCAGGCGACCCCAACGGGAAGACACAGCACGCAGCAAACGGGTGCTTTCTTACGGGGCTTGGTTTGCTAAAGGTCCAAGCCTTTCATCCTGCCCGCAAAAATCGACTCTGGTAACGTGGGGGTGCTGCATGGTAGTGCGCCGCAGAGTCAGCGAAGGCATCCGCTTCGATTTTTTTCATCTATCCACGCAACAACATACATAACAAGACGATTTTCTTGGAGCAGTGCTGTCAAGAGGATTCGACGCACGGCTGAATAGATTAAGTGTGCTGTCACGTGTGGCTTTCCACTTCCCGAGCACATCATCGCACACTTTGCATCCTGCATAGGAAGCATACCACCAACGATGTAGCGCTAATTTCCGATATACGAGCTCCCTTTAACCACGTAGTTCAGGCATCCATGCACGCGAGTCAAAAATTGTGACCCTGCAGCAGTGGCCGGCCGCGTTCTCTCGATGCTTGTCGGGCCTCCACTTTGCTGCTCAGCGCACATGGCGCGTATTCACTTGATGCCGACTGTTTTctcggctctcgccgcggcaCATCGGTCGGTGATACCCAACACAGACTAGTGGTCTGCACTAAGGCAAGTGCTTACTTCACCGTGCGCCCAAGGGTGCCGGAAGACTGTGCCTACTAATGCCATCTCGGTTTCTTGATGCTGAAGTAGAGGTGGCAGCACAGAAGTCTCGAAAGCGTACACCTTGGCTGATAAATTTCTCGCCGCCATGGAGACCGCGGAGGCATTTAACAAAAAAGACCCAGACATTACTTATGAGGTAAGTGTATGAGAAGCTGCTCGCTTGGTGCTCCTGAAACCGGTGACGCCCGCAATAGGTGCTCCGTACGTCGCATTCGCTCAGTAGCAGCACACGAAGAAATACTTTGTCGCGGAGCTTGGTGCGGCAATCTTCAGTTCACTTCAGAAAGCATCGCCGCTTGTCAAAAGACCAAACATATTAGGAGTCCCTGTCCGCATGGCTTCTCGAACGTCGGCGGCGTCAGCGCTCCATGTTCTTCCAAGAACAGTTTCTcgtgcggcagacgccggagGGATCACAACCGATTCGAGACGTCGATGAAGCCAACGCACGAGAAAGAACCTCCAAACTCATGTGGTCTTGTGCGCTCACTTTTGCGTGAACGCGTTGACCCCAGCTTAGCACCTTGGATACGGCTTGGCTTCTCACAATTGACCCTGCGAATGCTCCAGCTATGTACCCAGGTGACTCGCCAAAGCGGCAAAGGTGGAGCAGTTCAATCTTTGGCCAGACTAGACACATTCAGTGAGAGCTCTTGTGCAGAGACCTGGGTGACTGCAGGAACTGGAGAAGCTCAGCCGGGCGATGCGGTCGCGAGACTTCCGCGGGCTTCTGCATAACTATGTCGACGAAATCGCGGATCCCCAGCACAAGAAGGTGACGCTTTCAAGTCTTGCTACAACGGAGAGCTAGCGCCTTGCAGAGTCTATTACGGAAAGCTCCGCGTTCCAGCGTgaccagcagctgctgcaggggcTCTTGCCTAAAATATCAGAGTTAGCGTCGGGTTCGCACCTCAAA contains:
- a CDS encoding hypothetical protein (encoded by transcript BESB_004340); this translates as MTDIIKDEDLPRVLFLHRINGGPTGSVQRLIQRSVGRGKFMAPDLKSRKLLFLYTVAFAVFIVMQFVCTVLFWLYLSRLYASLLTGTAIVLCVTAYCLGGRGLSTLILRTALREATEAFRRFRPQVIAASSFGAVVALHMDIPKMPMILFSPAQEMYQRYIRSDQEMSLRSYPYTLIVHGSRDSVVPLQDSIHLVETSELGRCRLEVVDDDNKLHSLTQQEVSIWIEEVFKRGRANVQMLAAEGDKTVDPTLFETPNLEAGEPQREETNKPFEGSDAGSDDETASFGEASAVPKDNAHNRGSGSSASTDADATGP